From the genome of Podospora pseudoanserina strain CBS 124.78 chromosome 7 map unlocalized CBS124.78p_7.2, whole genome shotgun sequence, one region includes:
- a CDS encoding uncharacterized protein (EggNog:ENOG503Q16B; COG:F) — translation MVPEARRTRDLIFVIGAPGAGKGTLCKMLAEANNVDHLSLGDLLRQTVSSPNADQLIAGCIHRGELLPTHILHELLYHRVAQPVSSTAARPLLLDGFPRRLDQAREFEAVASTRTGALYSLFRELAAESAN, via the exons ATGGTGCCAGAAGCCCGTAGAACTCGCGACCTGATCTTTGTCATCG GTGCTCCCGGAGCGGGAAAGGGTACCCTCTGCAAAATGCTGGCGGAAGCTAACAACGTcgaccacctctccctcggaGACCTTTTACGGCAAACCGTGTCATCACCCAACGCAGACCAATTAATCGCCGGGTGCATCCACCGTGGAGAGCTCCTACCAACACATATACTCCACGAACTTTTGTATCACCGCGTGGCCCAACCTGTATCCTCTACCGCTGCTCGACCCCTCCTGCTGGACGGTTTTCCCCGGCGGTTGGACCAGGCTAGAGAATTTGAAGCAGTGGCAAGTACCCGAACTGGCGCACTTTACTCATTATTTCGGGAGCTGGCGGCTGAGTCTGCTAACTGA
- a CDS encoding uncharacterized protein (EggNog:ENOG503Q16B; COG:F) — MFDKRYSEFRESNPPIVSHYARPEGRLITIDTSGATEESYQKLQAALGSSEEWAALTSEAPKFPVEWLREMTDDQAHS; from the exons ATGTTCGACAAGCGGTATTCCGAGTTTCGCGAGTCAAACCCGCCAATCGTGAGCCATTACGCGAGACCCGAGGGCAGACTAATCACA ATCGACACCAGTGGCGCAACAGAAGAATCATATCAGAAGCTGCAGGCTGCTCTGGGTAGCAGTGAGGAATGGGCAGCTCTGACTTCCGAAGCCCCGAAATTCCCCGTCGAATGGTTACGAGAAATGACAGACGATCAGGCCCACAGTTAG
- a CDS encoding uncharacterized protein (EggNog:ENOG503P3NP; COG:S), whose protein sequence is MAIRPPLQKVLSPCILEVERKFHSLAARHLTQNGGIPPFQSLRSLPLQTIRDTYYDKSNLLSSSGAWIRRRNGIWEAKIRKGGDFTNSRFEELNRVSDIAACVENITGIQAHEKEDFGLGIMADFVTTRETWIADEEFRIVRDNMDFGHEVGEVELQRVLDGEASEEEKMGEMERMDERIGEFMRRYGWAFRKGRPVGKLTAYFEMMGQKRS, encoded by the coding sequence ATGGCTATCCGGCCACCCCTCCAGAAAGTCCTCTCCCCCTGCATCCTAGAAGTCGAACGCAAATTCcactccctcgccgcccgccACCTTACCCAAAACGGCGGCATCCCACCCTTCCAATCCCTCCGctcactccccctccaaacaaTCCGCGACACCTACTACGACAAGTCtaacctcctctcctcctccggcgccTGGATCCGCCGCCGCAACGGGATATGGGAAGCCAAGATTCGAAAAGGCGGTGACTTTACCAACTCGCGGTTTGAGGAGCTCAACAGGGTGAGCGACATTGCGGCTTGTGTCGAGAATATCACGGGGATTCAAGCTCATGAAAAAGAGGATTTTGGGCTGGGCATCATGGCGGATTTTGTTACCACCCGTGAGACGTGGATCGCGGATGAGGAGTTCAGGATTGTGAGGGATAATATGGATTTTGGACacgaggttggcgaggtggagCTGCAGAGGGtgctggatggggaggcgagtgaggaggagaaaatgggggagatggagaggatggatgaGAGGATTGGAGAGTTTATGAGGAGGTATGGGTGGGCGTTTAGGAAGGGGAGGCCGGTGGGGAAGTTGACGGCGTATTTTGAGATGATGGGGCAGAAGAGATCATAA
- a CDS encoding uncharacterized protein (COG:C; EggNog:ENOG503NX7M): protein MSPNASSAAPKGIQQYIAARQGGPFQLINAPYPVPGPNEICIRNRAVGLNPLDWKNLHHGMMVDSWPEIFGIDTAGVVEVVGKNVQGFKAGDAVMSLAGHGGRAGAFQDVTTVPANYACRKPTAWTFEQAASVPICYLTAVASIIKGLGVPLPHLRELPNERIPNLDDLTSPMTPGATQPQIKPPLLTSVLVIGGSSGVGASAVQLLRDALPHLVIITTNSRAHNQKVTSLGATTCVDRNMKPDQIAKAVREASPNGKGVDAMIDTVAGAMAGNKEIFGAFREDGPKLYSHVMTGEKLEVSEGVKAATVFGRMAFQTDGGGAAMTKLVDLVESGRFKMPLEIEVVGKGLGVIGAGLEKLRGGVSGTKLVVSL, encoded by the exons ATGTCTCCAAACGCCAGCTCGGCCGCCCCGAAAGGCATCCAGCAGTACATCGCTGCCAGACAAGGCGGTCCGTTCCAGCTGATCAACGCACCTTACCCAGTTCCTGGGCCGAACGAGATTTGCATCCGGAACCGTGCTGTTGGTCTGAACCCCCTCGACTGGAAGAATCTTCACCATGGGATGATGGTCGATTCTTGGCCCGAGATCTTCGGCATCGACAcagctggtgtggtggaggttgtgggtAAGAATGTTCAGGGGTTCAAGGCCGGTGATGCGGTCATGAGCTTGGCTGGCCATGGTGGCCGTGCCGGCGCTTTCCAGGATGTAACGACCGTCCCGGCCAACTACGCCTGCCGCAAGCCCACGGCTTGGACTTTTGAGCAGGCTGCTTCTGTTCC AATCTGTTACCTCACAGCCGTagcctccatcatcaaaggCCTCGGcgttcccctcccccacctcagGGAGCTCCCCAACGAGAGgatccccaacctcgacgacctcACCAGCCCGATGACCCCAGGTgccacccaaccccagatcaaacccccccttttGACCTcggtcctcgtcatcggcgGCTCTTCCGGCGTGGGCGCCTCCGCTGTCCAACTCCTGCGTGacgccctcccccatctGGTAATCATCACAACCAACTCCCGCGCCCACAACCAGAAagtcacctccctcggcgcGACAACCTGCGTCGACCGCAACATGAAGCCCGATCAAATCGCCAAGGCGGTTCGTGAGGCCTCGCCtaatgggaagggggttgacgCAATGATTGATACTGTTGCTGGGGCGATGGCAGGGAACAAGGAGATCTTTGGGGCGTTTAGAGAGGATGGGCCGAAGCTGTATAGTCATGTTATgacgggggagaagttggaggtgTCGGAGGGGGTCAAGGCCGCGACGGTGTTTGGCCGGATGGCGTTCCAGACTGATGGGGGCGGGGCGGCGATGACGAAATTGGTGGATTTGGTTGAGTCGGGACGGTTTAAGATGCCGTTGGAGATTGAGGTTGTGGGtaaggggttgggggttatTGGGGCAgggttggagaagttgagggggggtgttagtGGGACCAAGTTGGTTGTTTCTCTGTAA
- a CDS encoding uncharacterized protein (COG:G; EggNog:ENOG503NYDJ), with protein MSKAATTTYTVEPPSDAENASRSTARASFQVDDSPPSEDGQAQGLTKSVLLKLASAAFSFFVSGVNDGSIGALIPHIIRDYGVTTAIVSALYAASFVGWLSAALSNTHLNHRLDLGAMMVLGAAFQVVAHALRAWPTPPFGLFITTFWFASIGQAFQDTQANTYVATEKGLTVHRWLGFIHAMYMAGCLVAPFAASPIASSPSGDGSSQWYLFYTVPLGLGVANLALAMVAFRDTFCLRPHVRALDPGTVAPEKSASALIKETLTTRSVWVISLFFFFHLGVCVTAGGWVVEYLVDVRDGDLRQMGYVPAGFSGGCLLGRLLLPDPTHKFGERRMIFIYCLFCLAFQLVFWLVPNIIAASVAISFLGFFLGPFFATALGVGTRLFPPDIRSTALPFLFVFAQLGGSLFPIVTGILGAHVGVSVLQPVLVGLISASAIVWVFVPQPQTKRE; from the exons ATGTCCAAAGCAGCCACAACCACTTACACAGTTGAACCTCCGAGCGATGCCGAGAATGCATCACGATCCACAGCAAGAGCTTCTTTCCAAGTGGACGATTCTCCCCCCTCTGAAGATGGTCAGGCCCAAGGGCTCACCAAGTCAGTTCTTTTGAAGCTCGCCAGCGCTGCTTTCTCGTTTTTTGTGTCCGGTGTCAACGACGGTAGCATCGGTGCCTTGATACCACACATCATCCGCGACTATGGTGTAACCACTGCCATTGTGTCTGCCCT ATATGCGGCGAGTTTCGTGGGCTGGTTATCCGCCGCCTTGTCCAACACACATCTCAATCATCGCCTTGATCTTGGAGCTATGATGGTTTTAGGCGCTGCCTTCCAAGTCGTCGCCCATGCACTGAGAGCATGGCCCACGCCGCCGTTTGGCTtgttcatcaccaccttctgGTTTGCCAGCATCGGACAGGCTTTCCAGGACACACAGGCAAACACCTACGTCGCCACGGAGAAGGGTCTGACTGTTCACCGCTGGCTTGGTTTTATCCATGCCATGTACATGGCAGGATGTCTCGTTGCGCCATTCGCTGCCTCCCCCATCGCGTCATCGCCTTCCGGAGACGGATCTTCGCAGTGGTACTTGTTTTACACCGTACCTCTGGGCTTGGGTGTTGCTAACTTGGCACTGGCCATGGTGGCATTTCGGGATACATTCTGCCTTCGACCCCATGTGCGTGCTCTTGATCCCGGTACTGTGGCTCCCGAGAAAAGCGCTTCGGCCCTCATCAAAGAGACCCTCACGACGCGAAGCGTTTGGGTAATCAGtctgtttttcttcttccatctcGGGGTTTGCGTCACCgctggtggatgggttgtgGAATATCTCGTGGATGTCCGCGATGGCGACTTGAGGCAGATGGGATACGTTCCAGCTGGGTTCAGCGGCGGTTGTCTCTTGGGTCGCCTCCTTCTGCCCGATCCAACACACAAATTCGGCGAGCGGCGGATGATATTCATATACTGCCTGTTCTGTCTAGCGTTTCAGCTGGTATTCTGGCT TGTTCCCAACATCATTGCTGCCTCGGTCGCCATCAGCTTCTTGGGGTTCTTTCTCGGGCCATTCTTTGCGACT GCCCTTGGGGTGGGCACGCGGCTCTTCCCTCCCGACATCAGATCTACAGCACTGCCCTTTCTCTTCGTCTTTGCCCAGCTTGGTGGTTCTCTGTTCCCGATCGTCACCGGCATACTGGGCGCCCACGTTGGAGTCTCGGTATTGCAGCCTGTCCTTGTGGGCCTGATATCGGCCTCGGCAATCGTTTGGGTATTTGTTCCTCAGCCTCAGACGAAGCGAGAGTAG
- a CDS encoding uncharacterized protein (EggNog:ENOG503P0N2), with the protein MEDKGQGAHLSGLPTWDDPQTSSVSCLRFPADLCGFYGGDHWLNVPKWLNFGGQWVSRFSGMAKSRRLAPTTATLPRDHDHRSAPFPDLFPIYTLRCCSSCSNGGNQDRDNQDKRARCCPHERDWMKCPSPDTPQATTMTSPSVYDNFVWREINPGIWQRDADEAEVFYSSLVKQYAGSGRMHFAITGHVSLTIPVLEGQDATAVAPRFDAALQAAWLRLRHQLPSIGAQVHFDSHEQKWKKTYTILPDDGARAAWLDKTFHFITDGQTGVEWANSDPPAPELATLFVVAAPTSPNSGVRRDIVLRSPHDIIDGIGTLQLLNAFVHHASQALGECSTMQLAILDGSETARLSPSYRVAAAVPPVPTPEQKAKQAALQEANNAPQDLAVGSIGIPYRQGAPLPGKHQRFAHTISADRASSLLAALKAIGATPTHAFHAAIAMVVRDLHTESLSAPPDAGALVKYINYILRNERQSCQPPFNGPHHAAAVYHSVSGAKLAVTMPATVFADASKRDDEFLDILAQIRQFYHSVRDDKDHFALAPYIWTAATPSLPLPQSENDKWDIPVPPPNSKPSVSISSMGVIDKLIVSRVGEVEVHNPWVTGEELGTGLGLFLGTFRGEMELSAAFNEAWHTAEEVHGFLDRCERIVFGWVDRR; encoded by the coding sequence ATGGAGGACAAGGGCCAAGGAGCGCATTTGTCAGGGTTGCCAACTTGGGATGATCCCCAGACCTCGTCGGTGTCATGCCTTCGTTTCCCCGCTGATTTGTGTGGGTTTTATGGCGGGGATCACTGGCTCAACGTGCCGAAATGGCTAAACTTCGGTGGGCAGTGGGTGTCTCGCTTCAGTGGCATGGCTAAAAGTCGGAGACTTGCACCAACCACGGCCACTCTGCCGAGAGATCACGATCACAGAAGTGCTCCTTTCCCCGACCTTTTCCCGATTTACACGCTCCGTTgttgctcttcttgctcAAATGGCGGAAATCAAGACCGAGATAATCAAGATAAAAGGGCGAGGTGCTGTCCTCACGAGAGAGATTGGATGAAATGTCCAAGTCCAGACACACCTCAAGCAACCACCATGACATCTCCCTCAGTCTACGACAACTTTGTCTGGCGTGAGATCAACCCTGGCATTTGGCAGCGTGACGccgacgaggccgaggtgTTCTACTCTTCTTTGGTCAAACAGTATGCAGGGAGCGGCCGCATGCACTTCGCTATCACTGGCCATGTGTCGTTGACTATCCCGGTTCTCGAAGGCCAGGATGCCACTGCGGTCGCGCCCAGATTCGACGCAGCTCTACAAGCCGCATGGCTGAGACTTCGACACCAACTTCCCAGCATCGGTGCCCAAGTTCACTTTGACAGCCATGAGCAGAAATGGAAGAAGACATACACGATTTTGCCCGACGACGGCGCCCGCGCCGCCTGGCTTGACAAGACGTTTCACTTCATTACAGACGGGCAGACTGGAGTGGAATGGGCCAATTCGGACCCTCCTGCTCCAGAGCTTGCGACATTGTTTGTCGTTGCCGCACCTACTTCTCCTAACTCAGGGGTCCGCCGTGACATCGTCCTTCGCTCCCCTCACGACATCATTGATGGCATTGGCACTCTACAACTTCTCAATGCCTTCGTTCATCACGCCTCACAGGCTTTGGGTGAGTGCTCAACCATGCAACTTGCCATCCTCGATGGCTCCGAGACAGCACGCCTGAGTCCATCTTATCGAGTGGCTGCCGCTGTTCCTCCAGTTCCCACTCCCGAGCAGAAAGCGAAACAAGCAGCACTACAAGAGGCCAACAACGCACCCCAAGATCTAGCAGTTGGGAGCATCGGCATTCCATATCGTCAAGGCGCTCCCTTACCTGGTAAACATCAACGATTCGCTCATACCATTTCTGCCGATCGTGCCTCCTCACTGCTGGCGGCGCTCAAGGCTATTGGTGCGACGCCGACCCATGCGTTCCACGCTGCCATTGCCATGGTAGTCCGCGATCTCCATACCGAGAGCCTCTCGGCGCCGCCTGATGCTGGCGCCTTGGTCAAGTACATCAACTACATTCTTCGGAATGAGCGTCAAAGCTGTCAGCCGCCTTTCAACGGGCCTCATCATGCAGCGGCCGTTTATCACTCTGTTTCTGGGGCCAAGCTTGCTGTAACGATGCCGGCCACCGTCTTTGCCGATGCCAGCAAACGAGACGACGAATTTCTCGATATCTTGGCTCAAATTCGACAGTTCTACCACTCCGTGCGTGACGACAAAGACCACTTTGCTCTGGCGCCATACATCTGGACGGCGgccaccccttcccttccattGCCTCAATCCGAGAACGACAAGTGGGATATTCCGGTCCCGCCGCCCAATTCCAAGCCCTCTGTCTCCATTTCCAGCATGGGCGTCATCGACAAACTAATTGTTTCGCGCGTCGGTGAGGTAGAGGTTCACAACCCCTGGGTGACCGGTGAGGAGCTGGGCACTGGACTGGGGTTGTTTCTCGGGACATTTAGAGGAGAGATGGAGCTTAGTGCCGCGTTCAACGAAGCGTGGCATACAGCGGAAGAGGTCCACGGGTTTTTGGACAGGTGCGAGAGGATTGTTTTCGGTTGGGTTGATCGTaggtga
- a CDS encoding uncharacterized protein (EggNog:ENOG503Q0C8; COG:M): MPPIQPRGVGPTESFVFPTGTVKDNLRTFFRACELGSTRYVEKCIKSLSPAGRVPLLNYSTSSKNRLKALHLAAQAGHNDIVRLLLEAGAQVDVAAEKGVTPLACAAASGQSGTLQILLEHGADPHRLMEDGLTIISHAARSDVVRGQADTIAMLIEHGVDPNAIDETPKKSALNWACSQGNLAVVKILLDPNIGGVKPGEILGEDGWTALHFAARCQVFAGKDVTQYLIRAGMDQTVGDIDGWLPIHYAAKYANVVTLGYLIHQKPGLSQLIEIKTDTGGTPLHCACDEGEAIRWLLRHGADVNAQDDEGDTPLGLSCYDGIGDTVNLLLQAGADPKIQNEEKRTALHWAARGGAVNAGRGLLNKCPAILHIKDEKNLSAMHLAIRKFEPTFAEMLLDEFYPEYATNLHGDLTAVHEPSGETPLISAVKRFQVGVVEKLLKLGAEADVKDKSGKTPLVYASRARKHSEKLVEMLLDHQAAEKAKEAAEKETGGEKMPMELQHMLQFLKTVLEEQERE, translated from the coding sequence ATGCCCCCCATTCAACCCCGCGGCGTCGGCCCTACCGAGTCCTTCGTCTTTCCCACAGGCACCGTCAAAGATAACCTTCGGACTTTTTTTCGAGCTTGCGAACTGGGCAGCACCAGATATGTCGAGAAATGTATCAAATCTCTTTCTCCTGCGGGCAGGGTGCCGCTCTTGAACTATAGCACCAGTTCAAAGAATCGTCTAAAAGCGCTGCACCTTGCGGCCCAGGCCGGCCATAACGATATTGTCCGGTTGTTACTCGAAGCGGGAGCACAGGTTGATGTGGCGGCTGAGAAGGGCGTGACACCTCTGGCCTGTGCAGCCGCCTCGGGACAGTCTGGGACTCTTCAGATTCTCCTGGAGCATGGGGCTGATCCGCATCGCCTCATGGAGGATGGGCTCACCATTATTTCTCATGCTGCCAGGTCAGACGTGGTGCGAGGACAGGCGGATACCATCGCCATGCTGATTGAACACGGAGTTGATCCCAATGCCATCGACGAGACGCCCAAAAAGTCAGCCCTGAACTGGGCCTGCAGTCAAGGCAATCTCGCTGTGGTGAAGATTCTTCTCGACCCAAACATTGGTGGCGTCAAGCCAGGTGAGATTCTCGGCGAGGACGGGTGGACAGCCCTTCACTTCGCTGCCCGATGTCAAGTGTTCGCCGGCAAGGACGTCACCCAGTACCTCATACGCGCAGGGATGGATCAGACAGTCGGAGACATCGACGGCTGGCTTCCTATCCACTACGCGGCTAAGTACGCCAACGTCGTCACCCTCGGCTACCTCATCCATCAAAAGCCCGGGCTTTCCCAACTCATCGAAATCAAAACTGATACCGGCGGCACCCCTCTTCATTGTGCCTgtgatgaaggggaggcaATCAGGTGGCTTCTTCGACATGGCGCAGACGTCAATGCTCAAGACGATGAAGGCGACACGCCGCTGGGCTTGTCGTGCTATGACGGGATAGGCGATACTGtgaacctccttctccaggcCGGAGCGGACCCAAAGATTCAAAATGAGGAGAAGCGAACCGCGCTTCACTGGGCTGCAAGAGGCGGGGCGGTTAATGCCGGCCGGGGGCTGCTCAACAAGTGCCCGGCTATTTTACATATCAAGGACGAAAAGAACCTTTCTGCTATGCATCTAGCCATCAGGAAGTTTGAGCCAACTTTTGCTGAGATGCTCCTGGATGAGTTCTACCCGGAGTATGCAACAAATCTACACGGGGATTTGACGGCTGTGCATGAGCCTTCGGGAGAAACACCTTTGATATCGGCGGTGAAGAGGTTTcaggttggggtggtggaaaagttgttgaagttgggggCCGAGGCTGATGTCAAGGATAAGAGCGGGAAGACGCCGTTGGTGTATGCCAGTCGGGCAAGGAAGCATAGTGAGAAGTTGGTTGAAATGCTGCTGGATCATcaggcggcggagaaggctaaggaggcggcggagaaggagacgggGGGTGAGAAGATGCCGATGGAGTTGCAACATATGCTTCAGTTTTTGAAGAcggtgttggaggagcaggagagggagtga